In Manis pentadactyla isolate mManPen7 chromosome 3, mManPen7.hap1, whole genome shotgun sequence, a single window of DNA contains:
- the FAM163B gene encoding protein FAM163B — translation MTAGTVVITGGILATVILLCIIAVLCYCRLQYYCCKKDESEEAEEEPDFAVRSHLPPLLSSRSLALTDGPALYPAASTSFSQKSPQARTLCRSCSHYEPPTFFLQEPEDGGVRNGGERVAYKSVSQEDVGLPPGGFEGLQALNPSRLSAMREAFSRSRSVSTDV, via the exons ATGACAGCCGGGACCGTGGTCATCACCGGGGGCATCTTGGCGACTGTGATTCTGCTCTGTATCATTGCTGTTCTGTGCTACTGCCGGCTCCAG TACTACTGCTGCAAGAAGGACGAGTCGGAGGAGGCCGAGGAGGAGCCCGACTTCGCCGTGCGCTCCCACCTGCCGCCGCTGCTCTCCAGCCGCAGCCTGGCGCTGACCGACGGGCCGGCCCTCTACCCCGCCGCCTCCACCTCCTTCAGCCAGAAGTCCCCGCAGGCCCGCACCCTCTGCCGCAGCTGCTCCCACTACGAGCCCCCGACCTTCTTCCTGCAGGAGCCCGAGGACGGGGGCGTGCGCAACGGCGGGGAGCGCGTCGCCTACAAGAGTGTCAGCCAGGAGGACGTGGGGCTGCCGCCCGGGGGCTTCGAGGGCCTGCAGGCGCTCAACCCCAGCCGCCTGTCCGCCATGCGGGAGGCCTTCTCCCGGAGCCGCAGCGTCAGCACCGACGTCTGA